The Bombus pascuorum chromosome 11, iyBomPasc1.1, whole genome shotgun sequence genome has a window encoding:
- the LOC132911665 gene encoding uncharacterized protein LOC132911665 codes for MGQTVGRMPHSWIDLLEEKDRVLYWSGEVLSRVADNVNQEESFLIDYGNESIDKKVDSWMESNQARIDRIFSKHPDLPEAYKIKIANELEQITGELTLQMRNDYYHGYKDIVKFTKKVDSLGERQRRIHAKIQNLENTCHGSVKEFQRKFGPLRAKTFKNLRIGEKMIFQDKKLKSQFAKRVHDIDHKNVEECAKCIDKLIKIIEKAALAQQ; via the exons ATGGGGCAAACGGTAGGACGTATGCCTCACTCATGGATCGATTTATTGGAGGAAAAGGATCGTGTTTTGTATTGGAGTGGCGAGGTGCTATCGAGAGTAGCCGACAACGTAAATCAAGAAGAATCGTTTCTGATCGACTACGGTAATGAGAGCATCGACAAAAAGGTCGACTCGTGGATGGAATCGAATCAAGCGCGGATCGACAGGATTTTCAGTAAACACCCAGACTTGCCGGAagcgtataaaataaaaatagcgaACGAACTCGAgcaa ATAACAGGAGAGTTGACGTTGCAAATGAGAAACGACTATTACCACGGCTACAAGGACATTGTGAAGTTTACGAAAAAAGTAGATTCGCTAGGAGAAAGACAGCGTAGGATACATGCGAAGATTCAGAACCTCGAGAACACTTGCCACGGGAGCGtgaaagaatttcaaagaaaattcgGCCCGCTCCGAGCGAAGACGTTCAAGAACCTTAGAATAGGGGAAAAGATGATATTCCAAGACAAGAAACTGAAGTCACAGTTCGCTAAACGG GTGCACGATATCGATCATAAGAACGTGGAAGAGTGTGCCAAGtgtatcgataaattaataaagatcaTTGAAAAAGCGGCGCTTGCACAACAATGA